A window from Polyangium spumosum encodes these proteins:
- a CDS encoding LolA family protein: MRAPVARISLLSTLLFAAACGGAKPPPSVFPTGDDALARMKDTYACVNGVQGQAKIDRFAPEGRVRGEVHLFAVNPDRVRFDVVSPFGAMLYTLTADGERFQMLDVKEKQFLFGPASPCNLARMTRVPIPGHALVSLLRGEAPVLLHKPGDTTITWDSESGFYRVLVPSTRDARQEIHLGVRPEDWDKPWSQQRVRVLSVLVSQRGADLYQAELSNHEPARTAPPREDPDGLEEPILPIGGACDAELPRSIRMRVPHTEEDVIFQYKEAKWNPPLVPGAFEQTEPGGVRKLYVTCEK; the protein is encoded by the coding sequence ATGCGCGCTCCCGTCGCACGAATCTCCCTGCTCTCGACCCTCCTCTTTGCCGCGGCGTGTGGTGGCGCGAAGCCGCCGCCGTCGGTCTTTCCCACGGGAGACGACGCCCTCGCTCGGATGAAAGACACCTACGCCTGCGTCAATGGCGTGCAGGGTCAGGCCAAGATCGACCGCTTCGCCCCCGAGGGGCGCGTACGTGGCGAGGTGCACCTCTTCGCCGTGAACCCGGATCGTGTCCGCTTCGACGTGGTCAGCCCCTTCGGGGCCATGCTTTACACCCTCACGGCCGACGGTGAGCGCTTCCAGATGCTCGACGTCAAGGAGAAGCAGTTCCTCTTTGGCCCTGCGAGCCCTTGCAACCTCGCGCGCATGACCCGTGTCCCCATCCCTGGGCATGCGCTCGTCTCGCTTCTCCGCGGCGAGGCGCCCGTCCTGCTCCACAAGCCTGGCGATACGACGATCACCTGGGACAGCGAGAGCGGGTTTTACCGTGTCCTCGTGCCGAGCACGCGTGACGCGAGGCAGGAGATCCACCTCGGCGTTCGGCCCGAGGACTGGGACAAACCTTGGTCCCAGCAGCGCGTGCGTGTCCTCTCCGTGCTCGTCTCCCAGCGCGGCGCCGACCTCTACCAGGCCGAGCTTTCCAACCACGAGCCTGCTCGCACTGCGCCTCCGCGGGAAGATCCCGACGGCCTCGAGGAGCCCATCTTGCCCATCGGGGGCGCTTGTGATGCCGAGCTCCCGCGCTCCATCCGCATGCGCGTGCCACACACCGAAGAGGACGTGATCTTCCAGTACAAGGAAGCCAAGTGGAACCCGCCCCTCGTGCCCGGCGCCTTCGAGCAGACCGAGCCTGGCGGCGTCCGCAAGCTCTACGTCACCTGCGAGAAGTGA
- a CDS encoding HTH domain-containing protein, protein MTFTDAAAEVLRLVGRPLHYKEITDIAIEKNLLSHVGKSPEVTMGARLAAMLKKDSSDTALIRVKPGVFALREWDEKTLRAGLDGKKGRRGGKQEAPAKAARHEAEEVIAPEVVEEEEAVAEEAEAPEVEAEAAPEEFAAAPAPALEEAAAAEEEADEDDETLVSPAPAAKLPPPMPRPSAPTYTRAVEDEEIDAGPAGPDDVMRAEAAAGAAEMFDEEEDDDQPILGGGDERAGGAGEAGGEGRRRRRRRRRGRSTNGEAQALPTSGGGLPSYTATPAFEVRRDGRDRDVGRDRDVGRDRDMGRDREIVRDVAPTEAVYRGPQVIELTPGDGHPALDDLAGRELADAVAAILSTFDRNAGAVSLRQIAETAQRRGRLSGDAQLVQSQVAAAVRADNARRIAAGQRPRFRFAGGRVALTDWLLGGDLARLEQEALAAVERYRDGARRAFARKLGELPGHAFIEVCVLALERMGVGQLRAVRRAGAPGGESHFSGVLKMGNDEIRVAIVIRRDGREVGRERVTELRGSLHHYGPATVGWIFTAGQTLSGAREEASVPGTAPIALYDGLAVARLCEDNDVAVIRARLPIAIPDVDLLDALRAS, encoded by the coding sequence ATGACGTTTACCGATGCAGCGGCCGAGGTGCTTCGCCTCGTCGGCAGGCCGCTCCACTACAAAGAGATCACCGATATCGCGATAGAGAAGAACTTGCTCAGCCACGTCGGGAAGAGCCCCGAGGTCACGATGGGCGCCCGGCTCGCCGCGATGCTCAAGAAGGACTCGTCCGACACGGCGCTCATCCGCGTCAAGCCCGGCGTTTTTGCGCTGCGGGAGTGGGATGAGAAGACGCTCCGCGCGGGTCTCGATGGCAAGAAGGGCAGGCGCGGCGGCAAGCAAGAGGCCCCCGCCAAGGCCGCCCGGCACGAGGCCGAAGAGGTGATCGCCCCGGAGGTCGTCGAGGAAGAAGAAGCCGTCGCCGAGGAGGCCGAGGCGCCGGAGGTCGAGGCGGAAGCGGCGCCGGAAGAGTTCGCAGCCGCCCCCGCTCCCGCCCTCGAAGAGGCCGCCGCTGCCGAGGAAGAGGCCGACGAAGACGACGAGACGCTCGTGTCTCCGGCTCCTGCCGCGAAGTTGCCCCCGCCCATGCCCCGCCCGTCGGCGCCGACGTATACGCGCGCGGTGGAGGACGAGGAGATCGACGCGGGGCCCGCTGGCCCCGACGACGTGATGCGCGCGGAGGCCGCCGCCGGCGCCGCCGAGATGTTCGACGAGGAAGAGGACGACGATCAGCCGATCCTCGGCGGAGGCGACGAGCGCGCCGGTGGCGCGGGCGAGGCCGGCGGAGAAGGCCGTCGTCGCCGTCGTCGCCGTCGCCGCGGGCGCAGCACGAACGGCGAGGCTCAGGCCCTGCCCACGAGCGGCGGCGGCTTGCCGTCGTACACGGCGACGCCCGCTTTCGAGGTGCGCCGCGACGGCCGCGACCGCGACGTGGGGCGCGACCGCGACGTGGGGCGTGACCGCGACATGGGCCGCGATCGCGAGATTGTGCGCGACGTGGCTCCGACCGAGGCCGTCTACCGCGGGCCGCAGGTCATCGAGTTGACCCCGGGCGACGGTCATCCGGCCCTCGACGACCTCGCCGGCCGCGAGCTCGCCGACGCCGTGGCTGCGATCCTGTCGACGTTCGATCGCAACGCGGGCGCCGTGTCGCTGCGGCAAATCGCCGAGACGGCGCAGCGTCGCGGCCGGCTCTCGGGCGACGCGCAGCTCGTGCAGTCGCAGGTGGCCGCCGCTGTGCGCGCTGACAATGCTCGCCGCATCGCCGCGGGTCAGCGCCCGCGCTTCCGGTTTGCCGGTGGCCGCGTGGCCCTGACGGACTGGCTGCTCGGCGGAGACCTGGCGCGCCTCGAGCAGGAGGCCCTCGCCGCGGTGGAGCGCTACCGCGACGGCGCCCGCCGCGCCTTCGCGCGCAAGCTCGGCGAGCTGCCGGGTCACGCCTTCATCGAGGTCTGCGTGCTCGCCTTGGAGCGGATGGGCGTCGGCCAGCTCCGTGCTGTGCGTCGTGCCGGTGCGCCTGGCGGAGAGTCGCACTTCTCGGGTGTGCTCAAGATGGGCAACGACGAGATTCGCGTGGCGATCGTGATTCGCCGTGACGGCCGCGAGGTTGGTCGCGAGCGCGTGACGGAGCTGCGTGGCTCGCTCCACCACTACGGGCCGGCGACGGTCGGGTGGATCTTCACGGCTGGGCAGACGTTGTCCGGCGCGCGGGAAGAAGCGTCCGTTCCGGGCACCGCGCCGATCGCGCTGTACGATGGGCTCGCCGTGGCGCGGCTGTGCGAGGACAACGACGTGGCGGTGATCCGAGCGCGGCTTCCGATCGCGATCCCGGACGTCGACCTGCTCGACGCGCTGCGCGCCTCCTGA
- a CDS encoding MopE-related protein, whose product MRFSFRWGLVLVALATPAVWLVPGCGARTDIEDDDVLDEDEDDAGKDAGEDADHDVSSDVVVDVMTDIPVDVPFDVVEDAPVDVVADVVEDVVADVPVDVVEDVVEDAPVDVVEDAPVDVVEDVVVDVVEDVAVDVVEDVVEDVPVDVSMDVVDDVPGDVGPCPDADGDGWSICDGDCDDADPLVNPGAFDFPNGKDDDCDGVIDNPNTACGAGLQYTSQDALDYARSIELCQTTTLNATGPNKRWGVVSAELRLADGTGQPFSQSHAIITSMGDVLGPRANENFVFLSTGLAATPSQPYFQFGTPQGGTDTGTQSPTPPGFPTNKSGCPVPFASTAFNPVNLKIQVRTPTNASSFAFDHAYWSSEYPEYACSPFNDLWVVLLKTGASGIANNRNVVFDGQGTPGSVNLNFFDRCVAGPTGCFGTPGFNFCSGGKAELAGTGYDAVDMPCNNTASSIGGSTGWLTTEAPIVPGEIATVEFIVWDSSDGIFDSASILDYFRWSPGKLATPTTYRP is encoded by the coding sequence GTGCGCTTTTCTTTCCGCTGGGGTCTCGTTCTGGTTGCGCTCGCCACGCCGGCCGTCTGGCTCGTGCCCGGCTGCGGTGCGCGCACCGACATCGAGGACGATGACGTCCTCGACGAGGACGAAGACGACGCCGGCAAGGACGCCGGCGAGGACGCGGACCACGACGTCTCGTCCGACGTCGTCGTCGACGTGATGACGGATATCCCCGTCGACGTGCCCTTCGACGTGGTCGAGGACGCGCCCGTCGACGTGGTCGCGGACGTGGTCGAGGACGTGGTCGCGGATGTCCCCGTCGACGTGGTCGAGGACGTGGTCGAGGACGCGCCCGTCGACGTGGTCGAGGACGCGCCCGTCGACGTGGTCGAGGATGTTGTCGTCGACGTGGTCGAGGACGTCGCCGTCGACGTGGTGGAGGACGTCGTCGAGGACGTCCCTGTGGATGTCTCGATGGATGTCGTCGACGACGTGCCGGGGGACGTCGGCCCCTGCCCGGACGCCGACGGCGACGGCTGGTCGATCTGCGACGGCGACTGCGACGATGCGGATCCGCTGGTCAACCCGGGCGCCTTCGACTTCCCGAACGGCAAGGACGACGACTGCGACGGCGTGATCGACAACCCGAACACCGCTTGCGGCGCGGGGCTCCAGTACACCTCGCAGGATGCGCTCGACTACGCGAGGTCGATCGAGCTCTGCCAGACGACCACGCTGAACGCGACCGGCCCGAACAAGCGCTGGGGCGTCGTCAGCGCCGAGCTTCGCCTCGCGGACGGCACGGGCCAGCCGTTCTCGCAGTCACACGCGATCATCACCTCGATGGGCGACGTGCTTGGCCCGCGCGCGAACGAGAACTTCGTTTTCCTCTCGACCGGCCTCGCCGCCACGCCGAGCCAGCCGTACTTCCAGTTCGGCACGCCGCAAGGCGGCACGGACACCGGCACGCAGTCGCCGACGCCCCCCGGCTTCCCCACCAACAAATCGGGCTGCCCCGTCCCCTTCGCGTCCACCGCGTTCAACCCGGTCAACCTCAAGATCCAGGTGCGAACGCCGACGAACGCGAGCAGCTTCGCCTTTGATCACGCGTACTGGTCGTCCGAGTACCCGGAGTACGCTTGTTCTCCGTTCAACGACCTCTGGGTCGTCCTCTTGAAGACGGGCGCGTCGGGGATCGCGAACAACCGGAACGTGGTGTTCGACGGGCAGGGGACGCCGGGCTCGGTGAACCTGAATTTCTTCGATCGTTGCGTGGCGGGGCCGACGGGTTGCTTCGGCACGCCGGGCTTCAACTTCTGCTCGGGCGGCAAGGCCGAGCTCGCGGGCACGGGGTACGACGCCGTGGACATGCCGTGCAACAACACGGCGAGCTCGATCGGCGGGAGCACGGGCTGGCTCACGACGGAGGCGCCGATCGTGCCCGGCGAGATCGCGACGGTGGAGTTCATCGTCTGGGACTCGTCGGACGGCATCTTCGATTCGGCCTCGATCCTGGACTATTTCCGCTGGTCGCCGGGCAAGCTCGCGACCCCGACGACGTACAGGCCGTAG
- a CDS encoding FG-GAP repeat domain-containing protein gives MQRTMTAIGSILLLALGAGAGCGSGGEGTGSGAGAGTAGAGGMAGAGGMAGAGGMAGAGGSGGIFVPGCPSGIVCGSGDCCAVGSECVIDACLPACATSVRCGADLSVCCGAGEVCVADQCAKPGGSCLDWADCAEGEFCESTLGVCLPQPPPGAATCEYKPPPGPLTPVLEWSWTESTIFPTFHQVINMPVVVDLENDGTPDVVIVTSNSFDATQAGYLRALNGKDGVEKWGANVDVYADANRVQPRMTPAAADIDGDGFVEIVTGKAGGGLIAFEHDGKVKWTSRQTDGVTPWNVALASATVAIADLEGDGTAEIIVGGAVFESTGVLRFHGGAFFGANVNNYGAVSIVADLDGVMPQEIVSGKKALRADGATYWEQAALADGYPAIADLDLDGKPELVVVANDTVRVQNPTNGAVIASVAMPGNGAGGPPTIADFDADGRPEIAAANGTAYSVFEYEAGEVAMLTVKWQQATQDGSSNRTGSTVFDFQGDGAAEVLYNDECYFRVYAGADGEVLYQEPNSSATIHEYPVVADVDGDNNTEVVVPANDLNHKSGSPSCPYGVAGARHGIYVYGDANDNWVRTRKIWNQHAYHLTNVNANGTVPSPEPASWLGPFGLNNYRQSNQGAGVFNAPDLKVSLEASLAPCPGAVELRAFVQNKGTNGVGPGVKVRFYRGDGPSGAFIGEAMTTKALLPGQYELVTMKYTTLASDVVMSFYVEVDKDENGQSSENECLEDNNGTTLGGVECGSLN, from the coding sequence ATGCAGAGAACGATGACGGCGATCGGCTCGATTTTGCTCTTGGCGCTCGGGGCCGGCGCAGGTTGTGGGAGCGGCGGCGAAGGGACGGGCAGCGGCGCGGGCGCGGGCACCGCGGGGGCCGGCGGAATGGCCGGCGCCGGAGGAATGGCCGGCGCAGGTGGAATGGCCGGCGCAGGTGGTTCGGGCGGCATCTTCGTGCCCGGATGCCCCTCCGGCATCGTCTGCGGCAGCGGCGATTGTTGCGCCGTGGGGTCCGAGTGCGTCATCGACGCCTGCCTGCCGGCCTGCGCCACGAGCGTCCGGTGCGGCGCGGATCTCTCGGTGTGCTGCGGGGCCGGCGAGGTCTGCGTCGCGGATCAATGCGCCAAACCCGGCGGGAGTTGCCTCGACTGGGCCGACTGCGCCGAAGGCGAGTTCTGCGAATCGACGCTCGGCGTGTGCTTGCCGCAGCCGCCCCCGGGCGCCGCGACCTGCGAATACAAGCCGCCCCCCGGCCCGCTCACGCCCGTGCTCGAGTGGTCCTGGACGGAGAGCACCATTTTCCCGACGTTCCACCAGGTCATCAACATGCCCGTGGTCGTCGACCTGGAGAACGACGGCACGCCGGACGTGGTGATCGTGACGTCGAACAGCTTCGACGCGACCCAGGCCGGGTATCTCCGCGCCCTGAACGGCAAGGACGGCGTCGAGAAATGGGGCGCGAACGTGGACGTGTACGCCGACGCGAACCGCGTGCAGCCGCGCATGACGCCCGCGGCGGCGGACATCGACGGCGACGGGTTCGTCGAGATCGTCACGGGCAAGGCGGGCGGCGGCCTCATCGCGTTCGAGCACGACGGCAAGGTCAAGTGGACGAGCCGCCAGACGGACGGCGTCACGCCCTGGAACGTGGCGCTCGCGTCGGCGACGGTGGCCATCGCGGACCTCGAGGGCGACGGCACGGCCGAGATCATCGTGGGCGGCGCCGTCTTCGAATCGACGGGCGTGCTCCGCTTCCACGGCGGCGCGTTCTTCGGGGCGAACGTGAACAACTACGGCGCCGTGAGTATCGTCGCCGACCTCGACGGCGTGATGCCGCAGGAGATCGTGAGCGGGAAGAAGGCGCTCCGGGCAGACGGCGCCACGTACTGGGAGCAGGCCGCGCTCGCCGACGGCTATCCGGCCATCGCGGACCTCGACCTCGACGGAAAGCCCGAGCTCGTCGTGGTCGCGAACGACACGGTGCGCGTGCAGAACCCGACGAACGGCGCGGTCATCGCCAGCGTCGCGATGCCCGGCAATGGCGCGGGCGGCCCGCCGACCATCGCCGATTTCGACGCGGATGGCCGCCCCGAGATCGCGGCCGCGAACGGCACGGCCTACTCGGTCTTCGAGTACGAGGCCGGCGAGGTCGCGATGCTCACCGTGAAATGGCAGCAGGCCACCCAGGACGGCTCCTCGAACCGAACGGGATCAACCGTCTTCGATTTCCAGGGCGACGGCGCGGCCGAGGTCCTCTACAACGACGAGTGTTATTTCCGCGTGTATGCCGGCGCGGACGGCGAGGTGCTCTACCAGGAGCCGAACTCCTCGGCGACCATCCACGAGTACCCGGTCGTCGCCGACGTCGACGGCGACAACAACACCGAGGTCGTCGTCCCGGCGAACGACCTCAACCACAAGAGCGGCTCGCCCTCCTGCCCGTACGGCGTCGCCGGCGCGCGGCACGGCATCTACGTCTACGGCGACGCGAACGACAACTGGGTGCGGACGCGCAAGATCTGGAACCAGCACGCCTATCACCTCACGAACGTGAACGCGAACGGCACCGTGCCCTCGCCCGAGCCCGCGAGCTGGCTCGGCCCCTTCGGCCTCAACAATTATCGCCAATCGAACCAGGGCGCGGGCGTCTTCAACGCCCCCGACCTCAAGGTCAGCCTCGAGGCCTCGCTCGCCCCCTGCCCGGGCGCCGTGGAGCTCCGGGCGTTCGTGCAAAACAAGGGCACGAACGGCGTCGGCCCCGGCGTGAAGGTGCGGTTTTACCGCGGCGACGGGCCGAGCGGCGCGTTCATCGGCGAGGCGATGACGACGAAGGCGCTCCTGCCCGGCCAGTACGAGCTCGTCACGATGAAATACACGACGCTCGCGAGCGACGTCGTCATGTCGTTCTACGTCGAGGTCGACAAGGACGAGAATGGGCAGAGCAGCGAGAACGAATGCCTGGAGGACAACAACGGCACGACGCTCGGCGGCGTCGAGTGCGGCAGCTTGAACTGA
- a CDS encoding DUF4215 domain-containing protein, translating to MKRPIALCFPLIGLLWALLLLACPRAAHAATTIPGGNIINQTWTPAGSPYYVQGDITVPVGAKLTIQAGVEVQFATSDGLATGKDTSEVEATIRGTLEVQGTAASPVTFRSQTSGAGAGAWYGVVVDTAGAVLTTTNLVVQNAQYGFHVSAGTPTLDGFTAHTNSYGVYYTATGGGSISNAILRNNGSRGVYVYASGAGSVSLSITNSTLYSNGSYGVHTYTASPTLTVTITNSIVTNHSTGIFRETGGGSSTVTVTYSDVWGNSTNYSGATAGTGSFSSNPLYVGAPNVRLTSNSPARFAGSGGGDIGALPYTGDATNGLLGVLWTNTTLNLAGSPYAVPGDLTVSPGVTLTLDPGVTLRFAVNDQMGSGLDNYEAEFIVRGTLISKGTAAQPVTLASTTAGAGRWYGVVLRQPSVNNVFSGVTISDAQYGIHVTEGTHALEGFTAHTNSYGVYYTGTGGGSITNAILRNNGSRGVYVYASGAGSVALSIMNSTFYSNGSYGVHTYTASPTLTVTITNSIVTNHSTGIFREAGGGSSTVTVTYSDVWGNSTDYSGASAGAGTISANPLYVTAPSNLKLQASSFCIDTGTASGAPAKDIEGTTRPLDGDGLNGAEFDMGAYEFAPASVCGDGALGAGEACDDGAANGQYGKCKADCSGPGPYCGDGTKNGPEQCDDGNASNNDACLATCVTAACGDGFVETGVEECDDANMTNNDACVMGCKAATCGDGYVQTGIEQCDDGNTTNDDTCTNSCKAPACGDGVVQVGEQCDDANTVDTDACTNSCKQAICGDGIVRAGVEECDDANMVDTDACLNSCTQAKCGDGVVRMGFEQCDDGNQSNGDACLSTCVPAKCGDGQVQMGVEQCDDGNVSNTDACLNICVQASCGDGYVQAGAEQCDDGNASNADACLNQCVTASCGDGFVQVGVEPCDDGNANDTDACLVGCTAASCGDGFVQSGVEACDDGNMVDDDACRNNCSLPGCGDGVVGPGEACDDGNMVDTDACLTTCLAASCGDGFVQSGVEECDDGNQADGDGCSASCADEGQGGAGGGGGAGGAGGEGGGGGAGGEGGTGGAGGEGGRGGAGGGGVPTADEGCGCRTAPGAGDGPAGGLVLVLGALGLVIGRRRKAA from the coding sequence ATGAAGCGCCCGATAGCGCTGTGTTTTCCCTTGATCGGCCTTTTATGGGCCCTGCTCTTGCTCGCGTGTCCACGCGCGGCGCACGCCGCGACGACGATCCCGGGCGGCAACATCATCAACCAGACCTGGACCCCGGCCGGGAGCCCGTACTACGTGCAAGGGGACATCACCGTCCCCGTGGGCGCGAAGCTCACGATCCAGGCCGGCGTCGAGGTGCAGTTCGCCACGTCGGACGGGCTCGCCACCGGCAAGGACACGAGCGAGGTCGAGGCGACGATCCGCGGCACGCTGGAGGTGCAGGGCACCGCGGCGAGCCCGGTGACGTTCCGGTCCCAGACGAGCGGCGCAGGGGCGGGGGCGTGGTACGGCGTCGTCGTCGACACGGCCGGGGCCGTGCTCACGACGACGAACCTCGTCGTGCAGAACGCGCAGTACGGGTTCCACGTGAGCGCCGGGACCCCCACGCTCGACGGGTTCACGGCGCACACGAACTCGTACGGCGTGTATTACACCGCGACGGGCGGCGGCTCGATCTCGAACGCGATCCTCCGGAACAACGGGAGCCGCGGCGTGTACGTGTACGCGTCGGGCGCGGGGAGCGTGTCGCTCTCGATCACGAACTCGACGTTGTACAGCAACGGCTCGTACGGCGTGCACACGTACACGGCCTCGCCGACCTTGACGGTGACGATCACGAATTCGATCGTGACGAACCACTCGACCGGGATTTTCCGGGAGACGGGCGGCGGTTCGTCGACGGTGACGGTGACGTACTCGGACGTCTGGGGAAACTCGACGAACTATTCGGGGGCGACCGCGGGCACGGGGAGCTTCTCGTCGAATCCGCTCTACGTCGGCGCGCCGAACGTGCGGCTGACGTCGAACTCGCCCGCGCGTTTTGCGGGCAGCGGCGGCGGCGACATCGGGGCCTTGCCGTACACGGGTGACGCGACGAACGGGCTGCTCGGCGTTCTCTGGACGAACACGACGCTGAACCTCGCGGGCTCGCCGTACGCGGTGCCCGGCGACCTGACGGTGTCGCCGGGGGTGACGCTGACGCTCGATCCCGGCGTGACGTTGCGTTTCGCGGTGAACGACCAGATGGGGTCCGGTCTCGACAACTACGAGGCGGAGTTCATCGTGCGAGGCACGCTGATCTCGAAGGGGACGGCGGCGCAGCCCGTCACGCTCGCGAGCACGACGGCGGGCGCAGGGAGATGGTACGGGGTCGTGCTCCGGCAGCCGTCGGTGAACAACGTGTTCTCCGGCGTGACGATCTCGGACGCGCAATACGGCATTCACGTGACGGAGGGCACGCACGCGCTGGAGGGGTTCACGGCGCACACGAACTCGTACGGCGTGTATTACACCGGGACGGGCGGCGGCTCGATCACGAACGCGATCCTCCGGAACAACGGGAGCCGCGGCGTGTACGTGTACGCGTCGGGCGCGGGGAGCGTGGCGCTCTCGATCATGAACTCGACGTTCTACAGCAACGGCTCGTACGGCGTGCACACGTACACGGCCTCGCCGACCTTGACGGTGACGATCACGAATTCGATCGTGACGAACCACTCGACCGGGATTTTCCGGGAGGCGGGCGGCGGTTCGTCGACGGTGACGGTGACGTACTCGGACGTCTGGGGAAACTCGACGGATTACTCGGGGGCGAGCGCGGGCGCGGGGACGATCTCGGCGAACCCGCTTTATGTCACGGCGCCGTCGAATTTGAAGCTCCAGGCGTCGAGCTTCTGCATCGACACGGGGACGGCGTCGGGCGCGCCCGCGAAGGACATCGAGGGCACGACGCGGCCGCTCGACGGCGACGGCCTGAACGGCGCCGAGTTCGACATGGGCGCCTACGAGTTCGCGCCGGCGTCGGTCTGCGGCGACGGCGCCCTCGGCGCGGGCGAGGCGTGCGACGACGGGGCGGCGAACGGGCAATACGGCAAGTGCAAGGCCGACTGCTCGGGCCCCGGGCCCTACTGCGGCGACGGCACGAAGAACGGCCCCGAGCAATGCGACGACGGGAACGCGTCGAACAACGACGCCTGCCTCGCGACGTGCGTGACGGCCGCCTGCGGCGACGGGTTCGTCGAGACCGGCGTCGAGGAGTGCGACGACGCGAACATGACGAACAACGACGCCTGCGTCATGGGCTGCAAGGCCGCGACCTGCGGCGACGGCTACGTGCAGACGGGCATCGAGCAATGCGACGACGGCAACACGACGAACGACGACACCTGCACGAATAGCTGCAAGGCGCCGGCGTGCGGCGACGGCGTCGTGCAGGTGGGCGAGCAATGCGACGACGCCAACACGGTGGACACGGACGCATGCACGAATTCCTGCAAGCAGGCGATCTGCGGCGATGGAATCGTCCGGGCCGGCGTCGAGGAGTGCGACGACGCGAACATGGTGGACACGGACGCCTGCCTCAATAGCTGCACGCAGGCCAAGTGCGGCGACGGCGTCGTCCGCATGGGCTTCGAGCAGTGCGACGACGGCAACCAGAGCAACGGCGACGCGTGCTTGAGCACGTGCGTCCCCGCGAAGTGCGGCGACGGTCAGGTGCAGATGGGCGTCGAGCAATGCGACGACGGCAACGTGTCGAACACGGACGCGTGCCTCAACATCTGCGTGCAGGCGAGCTGCGGCGACGGGTACGTGCAGGCCGGCGCCGAGCAATGCGACGACGGCAACGCGAGCAACGCGGACGCGTGCCTGAACCAATGCGTTACGGCGAGCTGCGGCGACGGGTTCGTCCAGGTGGGCGTCGAGCCTTGCGACGACGGAAATGCGAACGACACGGACGCGTGCCTCGTCGGCTGCACGGCGGCGAGCTGCGGAGACGGGTTCGTGCAATCGGGCGTCGAGGCCTGCGACGACGGGAACATGGTCGACGACGACGCGTGTCGGAACAACTGCTCGCTGCCGGGCTGCGGCGACGGGGTCGTCGGGCCGGGCGAAGCCTGCGATGACGGCAACATGGTCGACACGGACGCGTGCCTCACGACGTGCCTCGCGGCGAGCTGCGGCGACGGGTTCGTGCAATCGGGCGTCGAGGAGTGCGACGACGGCAATCAGGCGGACGGCGACGGTTGCAGCGCGTCGTGCGCCGATGAGGGCCAGGGCGGCGCAGGCGGCGGCGGCGGCGCCGGTGGCGCTGGCGGCGAAGGTGGCGGCGGCGGCGCGGGCGGCGAAGGTGGCACCGGCGGCGCCGGTGGCGAAGGTGGTCGCGGCGGCGCGGGCGGCGGCGGTGTGCCGACGGCCGACGAAGGCTGCGGCTGCCGGACGGCGCCCGGCGCGGGCGACGGCCCCGCGGGCGGGCTCGTGCTCGTGCTCGGCGCGCTCGGCCTCGTGATCGGGCGGCGGCGCAAGGCCGCGTGA
- a CDS encoding FHA domain-containing protein, with amino-acid sequence MSGYDDEEAGEETGTFGPLFDNRGTMAALAPQDENLPAPPPRTAFLVAYDRLAELASAARKPAFAVGIVDARARLVGAVLCEAGTPLTIGRHTKCRLQVPSAAISLRHMAGLVLADGAAPKLHVWDLNTKLPFRTEDAKECGALASDGPTYLSIGSFALWFLPCSPALSWPARAADAWGSMPPRAFVDRRAPTAAEKRGGVDALPPPRLRGGPYRGLEEPSRVTTQASPLLLGDDEEPEIAWGTIRLQAGVAKAKRRVSAERLEQGLLIGRYERCGLSLGEIDRNVSRVHFLLVRIGADVWAIDTGSTNGVRRNGRALEAEVLADMDRLEFGSRMILDWQRLAHPEA; translated from the coding sequence ATGAGCGGCTACGACGACGAGGAGGCCGGGGAAGAGACCGGTACATTTGGTCCCCTTTTCGACAACCGCGGCACGATGGCCGCCCTCGCCCCGCAGGACGAAAACCTCCCGGCCCCTCCTCCCCGCACGGCCTTTCTCGTCGCCTACGACCGGCTCGCCGAGCTCGCCTCCGCCGCGCGAAAGCCCGCCTTCGCCGTGGGGATCGTCGACGCGCGCGCGCGCCTCGTCGGGGCCGTCCTCTGCGAGGCGGGCACGCCGCTCACGATCGGGAGGCACACGAAGTGCCGCCTGCAGGTGCCCTCGGCCGCGATCTCGCTCCGCCACATGGCCGGGCTCGTCCTCGCCGACGGCGCCGCGCCGAAGCTCCACGTCTGGGACCTCAACACGAAGCTGCCCTTCCGCACGGAAGACGCAAAGGAGTGCGGCGCGCTCGCCTCCGACGGGCCCACCTACCTCTCGATCGGCTCCTTCGCGCTCTGGTTTTTGCCTTGCTCCCCGGCCCTCTCGTGGCCTGCGCGCGCGGCGGACGCGTGGGGCTCGATGCCCCCGCGCGCGTTCGTCGACAGGCGCGCCCCGACCGCCGCCGAGAAGCGCGGCGGCGTCGACGCATTGCCCCCGCCGCGCCTCCGCGGCGGCCCGTATCGTGGCCTCGAGGAGCCCTCGCGGGTCACCACGCAGGCCTCGCCGCTCCTGCTCGGCGACGACGAGGAGCCCGAGATCGCCTGGGGTACGATCCGCCTGCAGGCCGGCGTGGCGAAGGCGAAGCGGCGCGTCTCGGCCGAGCGCCTCGAGCAAGGCCTGCTCATCGGCCGCTACGAGCGTTGTGGCCTCTCGCTCGGCGAGATCGACAGGAACGTCTCCCGCGTGCATTTCCTCCTCGTCCGCATCGGCGCGGACGTCTGGGCGATCGACACGGGCAGCACGAACGGCGTGCGCAGGAACGGCCGCGCGCTCGAGGCCGAGGTCCTCGCCGACATGGATCGCCTGGAGTTCGGCTCGCGGATGATCCTCGACTGGCAAAGGCTCGCGCACCCCGAGGCGTGA